A portion of the Ricinus communis isolate WT05 ecotype wild-type chromosome 10, ASM1957865v1, whole genome shotgun sequence genome contains these proteins:
- the LOC8284740 gene encoding protein LURP-one-related 10: protein MATEASGTSAAPLANPVAIISPQYCYPYPVDLAIVRKVWTLADGNFDVQDINGNIIFKVKEILLTFLHEKKLILDPAGNTIVTLRRKAMTAHSRWQVFRGESTDPKDVIFTAKTHSIFYLKTKLDVFLANNNTDEKVCDFKVKGSFFERSCVVYAGDEDSTTIVAQMHKKHSAQSILLGKTNFTVTVYPNIDYAFIVALIVILDDINREAQDAAS from the exons ATGGCAACAGAAGCAAGTGGCACATCAGCAGCACCCTTAGCTAACCCAGTTGCAATCATCAGCCCTCAGTACTGCTACCCTTACCCAGTTGATCTTGCAATTGTGAGAAAAGTGTGGACTCTAGCAGATGGCAACTTTGATGTTCAGGATATCAATGGTAACATCATCTTTAAGGTGAAAGAAATCCTCCTAACTTTTCTCCATGAAAAGAAGCTCATTCTCGATCCTGCCGGAAACACCATCGTCACTTTACGACGCAAG GCAATGACAGCACATAGCAGATGGCAGGTTTTCAGGGGAGAAAGCACAGACCCTAAAGATGTAATTTTCACTGCCAAAACACATTCAATATTCTATCTCAAGACAAAATTAGATGTGTTCTTAGCAAATAACAATACGGATGAAAAGGTTTGTGATTTCAAGGTGAAAGGCAGCTTTTTCGAACGATCTTGTGTCGTTTACGCCGGAGATGAAGACTCTACGACAATCGTTGCACAG ATGCATAAAAAGCACTCGGCTCAGAGTATATTGCTGGGGAAGACAAATTTCACGGTGACAGTGTATCCCAACATCGATTATGCTTTCATAGTTGCTCTGATTGTGATTCTTGATGATATCAATCGCGAGGCACAAGATGCTGCCTCATAA
- the LOC8284737 gene encoding protein LURP-one-related 15 — protein sequence MAGQPSNPIPAMTTFQPLQTPVVVIGPQFLAQYPVDLKVATKLMSFGESNFGVTDMNGTLIFRVKSKLLSIRDRRHLLDIAGNVIATFQQKIMTAHRRWKVFRGESTNDQDLLFSVKKSSIIQFKTELDVCLAANTAEDVPDFKVRGSWLERSCTIYLGQTNTIIAQMHRKHTLQTVVFDADNFGVTVYPNVDYAFVVALVVILDEINEDRRGAD from the exons ATGGCGGGACAACCAAGCAATCCGATTCCAGCAATGACAACATTCCAGCCACTGCAGACGCCGGTTGTCGTGATCGGACCACAGTTTTTGGCACAATATCCGGTTGACCTGAAAGTAGCCACCAAGCTCATGTCTTTTGGAGAGAGCAATTTTGGTGTCACTGATATGAACGGAACCCTTATTTTTAGGGTTAAAAGTAAACTCCTAAGCATTCGTGATCGTCGTCATTTGCTTGACATTGCTGGTAATGTCATTGCCACTTTCCAACAGAAG ATAATGACTGCACATAGGAGATGGAAGGTTTTCAGAGGAGAAAGCACAAATGACCAAGATTTATTGTTCAGTGTCAAGAAGTCATCTATAATCCAATTCAAGACAGAATTAGATGTATGCTTAGCCGCTAATACAGCAGAAGATGTCCCTGATTTCAAAGTCAGAGGCAGCTGGTTGGAGAGATCCTGTACCATATATCTTGGCCAAACCAATACCATAATTGCACAA ATGCATCGGAAACACACTCTTCAAACTGTTGTATTCGATGCAGACAATTTTGGTGTGACTGTGTATCCCAACGTCGACTATGCTTTCGTTGTCGCCCTTGTGGTGATTCTTGATGAGATCAATGAGGATCGAAGAGGTGCTGATTAA
- the LOC8284738 gene encoding TOM1-like protein 6 codes for MAVASSSSASVAVEKATSDLLIGPDWTMNIDICDSLNSNRWLAKDVVKAVKKRLQHKNPKVQLLDLTLLETMVKNCGDYVHFQIAEKNILGEMVRIVKKKTDMHVRDKILVLLDSWQEAFGGPGGKHPQYYWAYEELRRSGVEFPQRSMDAAPIFTPPVSHLTMRHAQAGYGMPSNSSRRLDETMATEIEGLSLPSLDSMRNVMELLGDMLQAVNPDDRDAVKDEIIVDLVNRCRSNQKKLMQMLTTTGDEELLGQGLELNDSLQNLLAKHDVIASGHPMPTQVANLSLKPSEGCSSSIKQMEVKDFGSSPSSNATVTGTSTTRSHLDEEDEEEDDFAQLARRHSRPQSSPSQTKYATSDALVPVSASSATSCTSTPTPTPTASTSTPIALVLAIPDPPAPVRTTKEQDMIDLLSIALSTTSTSHQSDTPHTPPASNQSMPQAPVSSTQGNTYVSQTYPGNQGQAAFNSYVVPWAQPQPQQQLQFPSQPHSQTRIQQQLQPQPQRHPQAMSQSQPLAQQHFSSQSQPQPCSQPQPQPQPLQQFQNQFQEQPYSQPQPQQAFQIESQQLHTQQKPQAQIQPVPQQKFQPQHQQQFQQQLQPQYTQYSSNYPPPPWAATPGYANGQSHPSTTSNMFSTPQNNAAASYTPAQAPRSMQHNNSFNSRGSNALAMNGNPWASSGPRNTTPPGQKPFIPSYRLFEDLNVLGNADGRFKMNGSTSPSLSGPSSQGMVGGRK; via the exons ATGGCTGTGGCATCATCATCGTCGGCGAGTGTAGCGGTGGAAAAGGCGACGAGCGATCTTCTAATAGGACCTGATTGGACTATGAATATTGATATTTGTGATTCTCTCAATTCTAATCGttg GCTGGCAAAAGATGTTGTGAAAGCTGTGAAGAAAAGATTGCAGCACAAGAACCCTAAAGTGCAACTACTGGATTTGACG CTGTTGGAAACAATGGTAAAGAACTGTGGTGATTATGTCCATTTCCAAATTGCAGAAAAGAACATACTAGGAGAGATGGTCAGAATTGTAAAGAAGAAG ACAGATATGCATGTAAGAGATAAAATTCTGGTTTTGTTGGATTCTTGGCAAGAGGCATTTGGTGGGCCAGGAGGGAAACATCCTCAGTACTATTGGGCATACGAGGAACTAAGG CGGTCTGGGGTGGAGTTCCCCCAGCGCTCTATGGATGCAGCTCCAATATTTACACCCCCAGTCAGTCATTTAACAATGAGGCATGCTCAAGCTGGATATGGAATGCCTAGCAATTCTTCTAGACGACTTGATGAAACAATGGCAACAGAGATTGAAGGCTTAAG cTTACCAAGCTTGGATTCAATGCGGAATGTAATGGAGCTCTTGGGTGACATGCTGCAAGCTGTTAACCCTGATGATCGTGAT GCTGTAAAAGATGAAATCATAGTTGATCTTGTTAATCGATGTCGGTCCAACCAGAAGAAGTTGATGCAGATGCTGACTACTACTGG GGACGAGGAACTTCTTGGTCAGGGCCTTGAATTAAATGACAGTCTACAAAATTTGCTTGCAAAACATGATGTTATAGCTTCAGGTCATCCTATGCCAACTCAAGTTGCTAATTTGAGTCTGAAGCCAAGTGAGGGATGCTCCTCTAGTATCAAACAGATGGAAGTAAAAGACTTTGGCTCAAGTCCTAGTAGTAATGCCACAGTGACAGGTACTTCCACAACGAGGAGCCACCTAGACGAAGAGGACGAAGAAGAGGATGACTTTGCACAGCTAGCTCGGAG GCACTCAAGACCACAGTCAAGTCCATCACAGACAAAATATGCAACGAGTGATGCACTTGTGCCAGTATCCGCCAGTAGTGCAACTTCATGCACATCCACACCCACACCCACACCCACTGCTTCAACTTCTACTCCCATTGCACTTGTACTTGCAATTCCTGATCCACCTGCACCAGTTAGGACTACAAAAGAGCAGGATATGATTGACCTTTTGAGTATCGCCTTGTCAACAACATCAACCTCCCATCAATCTGACACCCCTCACACTCCACCAGCCTCTAATCAGAGCATGCCTCAAGCACCCGTCTCCAGCACACAGGGCAATACTTACGTTTCCCAAACTTATCCTGGAAACCAAGGGCAGGCAGCATTCAACAGTTACGTTGTTCCATGGGCCCAGCCTCAACCACAGCAGCAGTTACAATTTCCATCTCAACCCCATTCACAGACCCGAATCCAGCAACAACTGCAACCTCAGCCCCAACGTCATCCACAGGCTATGTCCCAGTCCCAACCTCTGGCTCAGCAGCACTTTTCATCTCAATCTCAACCACAACCATGTTCTCAACCTCAGCCTCAGCCTCAGCCTCTGCAACAATTCCAAAATCAGTTTCAGGAACAACCATATTCTCAGCCTCAGCCTCAACAAGCATTCCAAATTGAATCTCAACAGCTACATACTCAGCAAAAGCCTCAAGCTCAAATTCAGCCTGTGCCCCAGCAAAAATTCCAACCACAGCATCAACAGCAATTTCAGCAACAACTGCAGCCACAGTATACTCAGTACTCATCTAACTATCCCCCTCCACCTTGGGCAGCTACACCTGGTTATGCGAATGGCCAAAGTCATCCATCTACCACTAGCAATATGTTCTCAACTCCACAAAACAATGCAGCTGCATCTTATACGCCTGCACAAGCACCTAGGTCCATGCAACATAACAATTCCTTCAATTCGAGAGGAAGCAATGCATTAGCCATGAATGGCAATCCTTGGGCAAGTTCCGGACCTAGGAACACTACACCTCCAGGCCAGAAGCCTTTCATTCCCTCCTACAGATTATTTGAAGATCTAAATGTTCTTGGCAATGCAGATGGAAGGTTTAAGATGAATGGAAGCACATCACCAAGCTTGTCAGGACCTTCTAGTCAGGGGATGGTGGGAGGGAGGAAGTGA